The sequence below is a genomic window from Denitratisoma sp. DHT3.
TACCTGCGCAACGTCAAGGGATTTCGCTGGAACCATAAGCGGGTGTATCGGATTTATCGGGAGTTGGAACTGAACCTGCGGATCAAACCCAAAAAGCGTCTTCAGAGGGAGAAGCCTGAACCGCTCGCGGTACCCTTCGCCATCAATCAGGTCTGGTCGATGGATTTCATGCATGATCAGTTGGAGGATGGTCGGAACTTCCGGCTATTCAATGTCATCGACGACTTCAACCGGGAAGCCTTGGGCATGGAGATCGATTTCTCGTTGCCCTCCGCTCGCATCATCCGGGCGCTGGACCAGATCATTGAGTGGCGCGGTAAGCCCGGTGCCCTGCGCTGTGACAATGGTCCGGAAAACATCAGCGGCCTGATCCAGGCCTGGGCCGACAGGCAGGGTATCCGGATCGATTACATTCAGCCCGGCAAGCCACAACAGAATGCCTACGTTGAACGTTTCAATCGCACGGTACGTTACGAGTGGCTGTCGCAATACCTGTGGTCAGGCCTCGACGAAGTCCGGTTGGCAGCGACCCGCTGGATGTACAACTACAATCATCACCGCCCACACATGGCCTTGGGCGGCTTCACCCCGAAACAGCGGCTGGCCATGGCCGCTTAACTCTACTTGCGGCGTCGCCTAAAAATGGGGGGATTACCGTGCTGCACAGCTTTCTGCGCGCCATCGAGCAGGGCTTGCGGCAAAGCCTGCCGGCGGGCGACGGCACGGCACGCATCGGCGCGGTCGTCTTCATCCACCGCTTCGGCGCGCTGATGAACGCTCACCTTCACTTCCATGTCATCGTGATCGATGGGATGTTTTGGGGGAAGGAGGCCGCGAGTCTGCATTTCGAGGAGACGCACCTCAGCGCGGAAGCGCTGGCGCGACTGCAATCGACGCTGCGCAAACGGATCGTCAGTCTTTTCGTTCGGCGCGGCCTGCTCGATTCGGCCGAGGGCGAAGCCCTGCGCCGCTGCGCGCACGGCGGCGGCTTCTCGCTCGACGCTGGCGTGCGCATCGAAGGGGACGACCGGCAAGGGCGGGAGCGCCTGCTGCGCTACTGCGCCCGCCCGGCCTTCGCGCAGGAACGGTTGCGGCAGATCGATGCGGAGCACCTCGTCTATGAGAGCCCCAAGCCGGGACCGGGCGGGCGCGTCAGCCAGATCCTGACGCCCCTCGAACTGCTCGATCGCCTCGCCGCGCTGATCCCGCCGCCCCGGCGCCACCGGCATCGTTACTACGGCGTGCTGGCGCCGAATGCCCCCCTTCGGTCGGCGGTCACGGCACTGGCAGCGGCGCCGAAGCCACCCTCGGTCGAGGCCGATGCCGTGGCGGAGGAAAGTGCGATCCGTCGGGCGGCGCGCTATGCCTGGGCGCTCTTGCTGGCGCGC
It includes:
- a CDS encoding IS3 family transposase (programmed frameshift), with translation MKKSKFSDSQIMEALKRVEAGLSVPELCRELGISSATFYKWRAKYGGMDAPMISRMKELELENARLKKMYAEERLKAEILKEAMAKKLVRPSRRREMAKQVVTDRKVPIRTACAIFSISETCYRYEAKQDAENALIEDWLVRLTTNQRNWGFGLCYLYLRNVKGFRWNHKRVYRIYRELELNLRIKPKKRLQREKPEPLAVPFAINQVWSMDFMHDQLEDGRNFRLFNVIDDFNREALGMEIDFSLPSARIIRALDQIIEWRGKPGALRCDNGPENISGLIQAWADRQGIRIDYIQPGKPQQNAYVERFNRTVRYEWLSQYLWSGLDEVRLAATRWMYNYNHHRPHMALGGFTPKQRLAMAA
- a CDS encoding transposase — translated: MLHSFLRAIEQGLRQSLPAGDGTARIGAVVFIHRFGALMNAHLHFHVIVIDGMFWGKEAASLHFEETHLSAEALARLQSTLRKRIVSLFVRRGLLDSAEGEALRRCAHGGGFSLDAGVRIEGDDRQGRERLLRYCARPAFAQERLRQIDAEHLVYESPKPGPGGRVSQILTPLELLDRLAALIPPPRRHRHRYYGVLAPNAPLRSAVTALAAAPKPPSVEADAVAEESAIRRAARYAWALLLARIYEVFPLTCPKCGGAMRIIAFIDEGEAIRKILQHLGEPIEPPKLAPARGPPLWEAAGQGHADPLAQSIPEFEFDQRIAW